The Streptomyces sp. JB150 genomic interval CGGGCCCTGGCCGGAGTGGGACAGCAGGAAGCACACCGCGAAGGCGGCGCCGGCTGAGGCGGTCGGCGTCGTCCGAGGAAAGCGGCCCGCAGGTCGCCCCGGCTCAGGCGGCCGAGGTCACCGGCGCGCTGGACTCCCACACGAACCCGTCCGGGTCGCTGAACGGCGCGGTGCCACCGGTGAGCACGATGCGGTGCGATCCGGTGCCCTCGGCGGGGACACCCGCCACCTTGGCCAGGGCCCGGCGCTTGTACAGGGACAGCTTCACGCGGCCGCCGGGTCCGGAGGCGAACTCGACGTACTTGCCGCCGAAGCTCTTCGCCGCGGTCATGCCCTGCCCTACGTAGAACCGCTTGCAGGCCTTCACGTCCTCGACGCCGAGCAGCAGCACCACCTCGTCGACGTCCCGGGTGACGGGGCCGCTGTCCTTCTTCGCCGAGGTCGCGATCTGCCAGATCGTGCCGTCGGGGGCCTGGACGGCACCGCCGTAACCCCACAGGGACTTCGCGGCGGGCTTCAGTACGGTCGCGCCCGCGTCCCGCGCGGCGGCGACGAGCGCGTCGACGTTCCCCGGCTGGGAGACCACGAGCGACAGGGTGAATCCCCGGAACCCGCTCGTGGGGGCCTGTGATGCGCGCAGGCGCACCAGTGACGGGTCCAGTCCGAAGGCGGACGAGTAGAAACGCGTGGCGGACTCGGTGTCGGCCACCTCGAGGATGACGGAGTCGAGGGAGTTCATGTCCTCGACCCTAGGCGCGGCCGGATCGCCGGTGCTTCTCGAAAACTGACCGGTTCCGACGGACCTCTGCCGTCGGCGGGCGGAGCCGAGGACCGCAGGGCGCGCACGCGCACGGCTCATCGACCACGACTCGGCCGGCAGCCGCCGCTCAGCCGCCGACCACGACTCAGCCGCCGGCCGCGCCCGGTCCCGCGTCGACGGGGACACCCAGCCGGTCGGCCACGGTGGTGAGGGCCCGTCCCAGGGGAAGGGCGACGCGGACGAGGGCGTGCCGGTCACCTCGTGTCGGGTCCCGGTTGACGATCAGTACCGGCTTGCCCTCCTCGGCCGCCTGGCGGACGAACCGCAGCCCGGACATCACCGTCAGCGAGGAGCCGAGGACGAGGAGCGAGGTGGCCTCACGGACCAGTCGGCGGCAGTGCTCCACCCGCTGCGGTGGCACGGTCTCGCCGAAGAACACCACGTCCGGCTTGAGGACGCCGCCGCACAGCGCGCAGGGCACGACGCAAAAGTCCGCGACCTGTTCGTCCGTGAGGTCCGCGTCACCGTCCGGATTGATCCCGGCGGCCACCGGCTCGAACCCCGCATTGGCCTCCTCCAGCCGCCGCGCGAGTTCCCGGCGCGGGCTGACGGCACCGCAGGACAGACAGACGACGCGGGCCAGGCTTCCGTGCAGTTCCACGACGTCCGCGCTGCCGGCCGCCTGGTGCAGGCCGTCGACGTTCTGGGTGATCACCCCCGAGAGCAGCCCGTGCCGCCCGAACGCCGCGACCGCCCGGTGCCCGGCGTTGGGCAGGGCCCTGCCGAAGGTACGCCAGCCGAGGTGGCTGCGCGCCCAGTAACGCCGCCTCGCCCGGGCGCTGCCGGTGAAGTCCTGGTACGTCATCGGCGTGTGCCGGCTCAGGCTCCCGCCCTCCCCCCGGTAGTCGGGGATGCCCGACTCCGTGGAGATCCCCGCCCCGCTGAGCACCAGCACCCCGCCGGTGCGCAGCGCGTCGGCGACCGGCCCGGGATCCGTGGTGCCCGGCGGAAGGTCCTCGGTGGGCGTCCAGTTCAGTGTGGGGCGCATGCGCATGCCGCCAGGGTACGGAACACGCCCGGATCACCCCTCACGAAAACGGGTTGCCCCGCGCTGGGTGATCGGCTTGGGTGCGTACCCGTGACCGACCTGAGCGACCTCATCCGCCCGGACCGCTATCCGCGCTCCTCCGGCTACGACCCCGCCTGGCTGCTCGACCTCGACATGGGACCGAACCCGTTGTGGCTGCTGGAGGACCTCGCACGGGACCTCGATCTGCGCCCGGGCATGCGCATCCTCGACCTCGGCTCCGGCAAGGGCGCCACCTCGGTGTTCCTGGCCCGCGAATACGGCGCCGAGGTCGTCGCGGCCGACCTGTGGGTGGCTCCGGAGGAGGCGGCGGCCGTCTTCGCACAGGCGGGTGTCGGCGACCGGGTGCGGGCCGTCCGCGCCGAGGCGCACGCCCTGCCGTTCGAGGAGGAGAGCTTCGACGCGATCGTCAGTGTGGACGCGTTCGAGTACTTCGGCACGGCGGACGGTTACCTGCCCTACCTGGTCCGTTTCCTGCGCCCCGGCGGACAGCTGGGCATGGCGACGCCGGCCATGACACGCGAGGTCCGTGACCTCGGAGCCATCCCGCCGCACATCAAGAAGGCCGTGGGCTGGGAGGTGATCGCCTGGCACACGGCGCAGTGGTGGCGCTTCCACTGGGCGATCACCGAGCTGGTCGAGGTGACCTCCGCGCGGTTGCAGCCGGACGCCTGGCGGGACTGGCTGCTGTGGGCGCGGGCGGGAGCCGCGCACCATCCGGACGGCCTGAGCAGGAACCAGCCCGTCATCGACATGCTCACCGCGGACGGCGGAGCGTTCCTCTCCTTCGCCCTCGTCACCGCACGGAAGAAGTGAACGGCCGTGCTTCCGCGCTCCCCGCTACACGCCGGTGGAGCGCTGGCGGCCGGGCTGGTGGCGGGACAAGTGTGTGGCCCCGGTCCGGAGACCGAAGGCGGAAGCGGCGTTTCGATGAACGCACACACGGCCTCGCCGGCCGGGACATCCTGCGCGACGCCATGGCGGGACCGTATCTGCGGCAGGCGGGGGAGGGGATCGCCCGTTCGGTCGCCGAAGCGGTGCGGGACCCGGCCGACCGCGCACAGCGTCGCCGGCACGGAGCCCAGCGCCCTCACGCTCACCTGGGCCTGGGTGCTCCTGTCCCGGTATCCGGACGCCGCGGCCCGGGTCCGCGAGGAGGCCGACGAGGTGGGTGGTGTGCCCGTACCGCCCGGCAGCACGCTGGCCATCTGCCCGTACCTCATCCACCGGCTCCGCGGGTTCCAGCCCGCCGTACTGAGCCGGGTACGACATCCACGTCACCGGGGACCCGCGCCCCCGCCTCGGCCTCGCCCTGCCGCCCGCCGCCCGCGTGACCCTGCTCCCCACACCGCGCCGCCACTGAGGGCCGCACCGGCACCCGCCCAGCCGGTGGGTCGCAGGGGACGGTAGTAACCGCCCGCCGTTTCCTACGCGCGCGGCCGGTGAATGCGCAGTACGTCCTGATCGTGCGGCATGCAGAAACCGCCCGCCGGATCGGCGAACTCACGGCGGACGTAATCGGCGACCGCCTCCTGCGGCGGAGCCTGCGCGTACGGCTGGCAGGCGGCGACACCGAGGTGGAAGCCGGTGACGGCGACGGCCTCGTCCAGGTCGCCGCTCGTGTAGCGGGCGGGGACGGAGTCGAGGAAGAGGGAGCCGGCCAGGCCCTCGTCCGCCGCGGTGAGCTCGTCGGCCAGGTCCCTCAGGTCGAAGTGGCTGCCGGTGAAGTGCCGCACCATCCGCATGCAGGCGTTGTCCGGATTCTGAAGGACGATCAGGAAGGTGCCGCCCGGCTCGACCCAGTGCGCGCCGCATCGGTTCGCTGGGCTCGACGCACACCGTGCGCTCGAAGCGCGGGCTCAGATGGCTCGTCGTGGTCCCGTCGGCGGGCCCGACGTCGAGCAGCACGCGCCGGGCGGGCAGCCGGCGCACCACGTCGTCCAGGTAGACGTGCGTCTGGTCCTTCTCGTCGCTGCCGGCGAGGAACCGCGCCAAGGCGTGCCGGTAGGCCTCGTCCTCGCAACGCAGCCCCGTGGCACGGTCGGTGTCCTGCAACACCCCCGCAAACCCCGTTCATCGGCGCCGAACCGACGCCCGTTCACATGAGCACGGAAAGCACCCCCAACATGGCATAACCGACCCACTACCGACGGTGACCGACGCGGCCGCCGGCCGTGATGGGACGGACGGCGTCACAGAGGGGCGTGTGGGCGACCCAACCGGGCGCGCTCGCGCCGCCCGGGGGCTCGGCACGTCGGGGACGGGCCGGGCGCCGTAGCCACGCGGGCCGGGCGCTGAAGCCGTGCGGCCGGCGCGGAAGCCGTGCGCTCGACACGGAAGCGGGCGACCCGGCACGGCGGCCCCCGGGCAGCGGCTGCCCTCCTCGCGGCGATCAGAGAGCTGCCGAGCCGCCTCCGACGCACCCGCGGCAACGCCCACCCGGTCGGCGGCAGCGGTCTCAGCCGGCGTGAAGGACCCGGAAGCGACCGGGATCCGCCGGATCCCGGTCGACGACCTGCACCGGCGCCGAAGCCCACTGCCACACGCCGATGCCCGGCATCCGGGAGAACCGGATCCTGCCCCGGGTGCCGTCGACCGTGACACGCGGCCAGGCTGCGGCCACGCCCGCCCGCTCCACGCCGTGGGACCGCAGCACCTCGCCGAGGACGGCGATCGTGTCGTAGCCCTCGTGGGCGACGAACGAGGGCCGGCGGCCCAGCCGTTCGCGCAGGACGGTGCCCACCCGTGCACCGAGGGGCGTGAGATGCCCGGGCAGATACCGCAGGAACGGGACCGCCGCGCCGTCACCGCCCAGCGCCGCCGCCCATTCACCGAACTCCGGCTGCCCGGCCGGAGCACCGATCAGGACCTCGGACAGGCGCCGGTCCCGGCGGACCGACCGCACGATCGGCACCGCGGGATCCGGATGGCCGACCAGCAGCAGGAGCACCGTCGCGCGACCGCCCGCGAGCGCGTCGCACACGGTCGCCGGGATGAGCGCAGTCATGTCGAGCTCGGTGACGGTGCCGCCGCGCGGAGCGAGGTGGTCGCGCAGAATGCGGGTCCCGGCGGCCCAGTAGACACTCGGCTGCGCCGCTACGGCAACGTGCCGGTGCCCCGCGCCGAGGAGGAAGTCCGCGTAGATCCGCCAGCCACGGGACTGTGGCGGGCACAGGCGTGCGACCCACTCCGTGGGCTCGTCGGTGAGCGCGTCGAGCACCGCCGAGGAGCACAGGTACGGCAGGCCGAGGTCGTCAGCTCGGGCGGCGGCGGTGCGAGCGACGACACTGTGGTACTCACCCGCCAGGGCGGCCACGCCCAGACCGGCCAGTTCCTCCACGGCCGCAGCGGCCCTTTGCGGATCGGCCGCGCTGTCGCGCACCACCAGCTCCAGCGGCCTCCCGGCGATCCCCCCGCCGTCATTGACGTCACGGACGGCCGACTCCATCCCCGCGAGCAGGTGCCGACCGGCCTCGACCCAGCCGGGCCGCGTCAGCGGCACCAGCGCGCCGATCCGCACGGAGGACCCACCGGTCCGCTCCGCCGCACGGCGCGATGACGGCGTACTCATGTGTCGGCCTCCCCGTGTGACGGTGCGGGACCCCGCGTCCCCTGCCCGGACCACTGACTCCCGACCCCGACCCCGACAAGTCAAGATCATGCGGACGGGCAGCCTACCCGGGTCCGACTAGAGTGATCACCATGCCGATCCCCGTTCACGCGCTGGCCCACCGGCCGTTGACCACTGAGGCGGTCGCCGAGTTCGTGGCCCTCCCCGCCGTACCGCACATCCCGGACGACGAGGACGCCCTCGACGCGGAGCTGGACCGGCGCGGGTGGAGCCCACAGCACGAACTGGTCTGCGACTCCTTCCTCACCGGGTACGGGCACGTGCTCTGCACGGACGCCCTCAGCCCGTTCGGGCAGCCCGACGCCCGGCAGTTCCTGGTCTTCGGTGAGCTGTACCCGGTCGATCCGGAGGAGGACGGCCTGGACAACGAGCGATGGCTGTACGGACTCATGGACGCCTGGCAGCGGTTGCCCGGCTGGACCGGCCGCAGGCCGAGCACCGACCAGGACTGCGAGGCCGTGCTCGCCCAGGCGGAACGCGCGGTGACCGAACACCTCGGCACCGCCCCCGAGCGGATCGTGAAGTCGTCGGACACCCTGGCCAACGGCCCCGCACTGACCCACCGCATCTGGCGCACCCCCACCCACGCCCTGATCCTCGGCCCCGCACCCGACAACGGCCCCTACGGCTACCTCACCCACCTCCAGCTCTCCTGCACCCCCCTCACCTGCGGCCCCGAACTCCCCTCGCCCGACGACGCCGCCGGCCTGACCAAGTGGATCGGCACACACGTCGATTGGTGAGCCGGAGCGGTCCCGATGCAGGAGCTGTTGACCGAGACCGTGTATCGACGGGCCCGGCTGCTACGAGGCCAATGGCCCCGCGCACTCCCGACTAGGACGACTCCCGCACCACCAGCTCCGTAGGAAGCACCAGTTTCTGCGGGGACGGTGTGTCCTCGGTGATCTGGTCCAGCAGCAGCCGGGCCATCGCGCGGCCCAGTTCCTCGACGGGCTGGCGCACGGTGGTCAGCGGGGGATGGGTGTGGCGGGCGAGGACGGAGTCCTCGAAGCCGACGACGGCGACATCGTCCGGCACCCGCCGTCCCCGCCGCCGCAGTTCGGCCAGCGCGCTGACCGCCATCAGGTCGGACGCGGCGAAGACGGCGTCGAGATCCGGTGCGCGTTCAAGAAGCGAACGCATCGCCCGGCGTCCGCCCTCCTCCGTGAAGTCTCCCACCTCCACCAGGGTTTCGTCGGCCGGCGCCCCGGCGTCCCGGTGGGCGTCCCGCCAGCCCGCGAGGCGGCTGCGGCCGACGTCCATGTCCAGCGGCCCGGTGATCGTCGCGATCCGGCGCCTGCCCCGCTCCAGCAGGTGCCGGACGGCGGCGGCCGCACCCCCCGCGTTGTCGGAGGTGACGTGGCTCAGCCGCTCCCGCTCGTCGCGGCGGCCGGCGAGGACCGTGGGCAGGCCCATCTTCTCCAGCATGCCCGGCAGTTGGTCGTCGGCGTGGACCGAGACCAGCAGCACCCCGTCGACCCGGCGGGTCGCCACCGACGCGGTCAGCTGGTCCCGCTCGGCCTGGTCGCGGACGAGCATCAGCTGGAGCTGCGTCCGGGTCTCGGACAGCGCCCCGCTCACGCCGCGGATCAGGGCGGCGAAGAAGGGCTCCGAGCCGAGCCGGCTCTCGGACTCCGGGATCACCAGGGCCACCGCGTTGGTGCGGTTGGTGACCAGACCCCGGGCCACGGAGTTGGGCACGTAGTCCAGCTCCTTGATCGCCGCCAGGACCCTGGCGCGCGCGTCGGCGCTGACGAGTTCGGAGCCGTTGATCACGCGGGAGACCGTCGTCCGGCCCACTCCGGCGCGCGCGGCGACTGTCTTGATCGTGGGGCGGCGGTTCCCTGTCATGTGCTCCTCCCGGCGGCAACCGCGCCGGCCTCGGCCGCGGACGTGACCAGCGGCAATTGTGGCAGACCCGGCGGCGCGGGCCGCACCGTCCCCATGGCATGGAACGAACGCCCTACGCCGCCTCCGAGTGACGAATTGTTTTCAAGTCATTGACATGGCGGACCGCTGCCATAAGTCTTCAGACGTCCAGTGGGCACGTTCCCACCCGTCGTTGGGAACGTACCCACCATGTGATCGTCACATCGAGTAGTTCTCGGGCCGCCCGTCGCTCCGGTGCGTCAGCGCCGTCGCTTGGAGGAACTCCCATGGCAACTGTTCACAGGTCAACGCGTGCCAGAACGGTCACGGCCCTCGCGGCCGCCGGCGCGCTCACGCTCCTCGCCGGCTGCAGCGGCAGCGACGACTCGGTGACCGGCGGCGGCAAGAAGGACGGCAAGGTCGTCATCACCATGGGCATGTACGGGGTGATGGGCTTCGAGGAGACCGGCCTCCTGGAGCAGTACGAGAAGGAGAACCCGGACGTCGACATCAAGGCCGAGATAGCCGGCGACGAGCAGACCTACTACACGGCGCTCCAGACCAGGCTCGCCGCCGGCAAGGGCCTGAAGGACATCCAGGGCATCGAGATCGGCCGCGCCAAGGAGATCGTCGACACCCAGGCCGGCAGGTTCGCGGACTTCTCCGACGTCGCGGGCACCGACCACTTCCTGCCGTGGAAGCAGTCCCAGATCACCACCGAGGACGGCAAGGTGCTGGGCCTCGGCACGGACATCGGCCCGATGGCCGTCTGCTACCGCAAGGACTACTTCGAGCAGGCCGGCCTGCCCACCGACCGCGACGAGGTCGCCAAGCTGTGGGAGGGCGACTGGAAGAAGTACGTCGAGGTCGGCCGCACCTTCGAGAAGGACTTCAAGGGCGGCGACGTGGCGTACATGGACGCGGCCAGCGGCCTGTTCAACGCCATGGTCTACGGCTATCCGGAGCAGTACTACAACGCCGACGGCGAGCTGATCTACGACAAGAACCCGGCCGTCAAGGAGGCCTGGAACCTCGCCGCCGACGCCGCCGAGGCGGGGCTGACCGCCAAGCTGCGCCAGTTCCAGCCCGGTTGGGACCCCGGTCTGGCCAACGGCACCTTCGCCACCGCCGTCTGTCCCGCCTGGATGCTCGGCCACATCGGGGAGAAGGCCGGCGAGGCCAACAAGGGCAAGTGGGACGTCGCCAAGGCCCCCAAGGGCGCCAACTGGGGCGGCTCCTTCCTCGGCGTCGTGGAACAGAGCCCGGTGAAGGAGGAGGCCAAGAAGCTCGTCGCCTGGCTGACCGCGCCGGAACAGCAGGCCCACATCTTCCGCGAGCAGGGCAGCGTCCCCTCCTCGCAGAAGGCGCTGGAGAGCCCCGAGGTCAAGAAGGTCACCTCGGAGTACTTCGACAACGCGCCGATCGGCGAGATCTTCGGAGCCGCCGCCCAGGAGATCCCGGACAAGCAGGTCCTCGGCCGCAAGGACGGCACGATCAAGGACATCTTCTCGCAGGGCCTGACCCTGATCGAGCAGCAGGGCACGGCGCGCGACGAGGCGTGGCAGACCACGGCGGAGCGCATCGAGAAGGCGGTCGGCTGACACACCCCCGGCCCCCTCGGGTCCGGTTCCAGGTCCTTCAGGCCTCCCGGCCTCCAGGCCGCGTCCGGGCCCGCCGCATCCCCCGGCGGGCCCGGCTCCCCGGCTCACTCGCCCGCTCTCAGGAAGGAAACCCGGTGGCCACCTCCACCACCAGCGCCCGGCTCGGCGAGGGCCGCGGCGGGCCGCCCGCGAAGCGGGGCGGCGACGGCACCGGCCGGCGCCGCGGCGCGCTGCTGCACCGCCTCGACGTCAAGGGCGCCCCGTACGCGTTCGTCGCGCCGTTCTTCGTCGTGTTCGCCGCGTTCAGCTTCTACCCCCTCGTCTACACCTCCTGGATCTCCCTGCACCGGGTGGAACTCGCCACCCTGGACGTCATGGAGTGGGTGGCGTTCGACAACTACGTCGAGCTGTGGAACGACTCCCGCTTCTGGAACGCGCTGGGCAACACCATCACCATCGGCGTCATCTCCACGGTGCCGCAGCTGCTGATGGCGCTCGGCCTGGCCCACCTGCTCAACTACCGGATGCGCGGCTCGCTGTTCTTCCGCGTCGCCTCGCTCGTGCCGTACGCCACCTCGGTCGGCGCCGCAGCCCTCGTGTTCACCATGCTCTTCGAACGCGACTTCGGCATGATCAACTGGGCGCTCGGGGCGGTCGGTCTGGATCCGGTGGACTGGGAGGCCGACAAGTGGCCCGCCCAGATCGCCATCTCCACGATCGTCATCTGGCGCTGGACCGGCTACAACGCGCTGCTCTACCTGGCCGCCATGCAGGCGATCCCCGCCGACCGCTACGAGGCCGCGGCCATCGACGGCGCCTCCCGCTGGAAGCAGTTCACCCACGTCACCGTGCCGGGCATCCGCTCCACCATCGTCTTCACCATCGTGCTCTCCACGATCGGCGCCACCCAGCTCTTCGGCGAGCCGCTGATCTTCGGCCAGGGCCCCAACGGTGTGGCGGGCGGCGCGGACAACCAGTACCAGACGCTGGGCCTGCTGCTGTACGAGGAGGGCTGGAAGAACTACCAGATGGGCCGCTCGGCGACCGTCGCCTGGGCGATGTTCCTGCTGCTCGTCCTCGTCTTCGTGGTGCAGCGCCTGATCAGGCGCCTGCGCGTCACCCGTACGTCCTGACCAGGAGCTGCCATGTCCACAGAAAGCCTCCCGGTCCGGACGGACACCCCGGCCCGGACCTCCGAGCGCCGGACGCCCGCCCGGGGCGGCCGCCGGCTGCTGCGCCAGGGCGCCGGCCGCCAGCACCACGCGGGCCCGCTCACCTACGTCCTGCTCGCCGTCATGGCCGTCCTGTCGATCTTCCCGCTGTACTGGACGATGGTGGCGGCCTCCACGGACAACACCCGGGTCAGCCAGACCCCGCCGCCGTTCCTGCCCGGCCCCAACCTCTTCGACAACCTCGCCCGCGCCTGGGACGAGGCGGCCATGGGCAAGGCGATGATCAACAGCACGATCGTGGCCGGGGTCATCGCCCTGTCCACGGTGTTCTTCGCGACCCTCGCCGGATTCGCCTTCGCCAAACTGCGGTTCAAGGGCCGCAACATCCTGCTGATGCTGGTGATCGGCACGATGATGGTGCCGCCGCAGCTCGGCGTCGTACCGCTGTTCATGATGATGTCGGAGCTGGGCTGGTCCCAGCGCCTGCCCGCCGTCATCTTCCCCACCCTGGTGAGCGCGGTCGGCGTCTTCTTCATGCGGCAGTACCTGGCGGAGGCGCTGCCCGACGAACTGGTCGAGGCCGGCCGCGTGGACGGCGCGCACTCGCTGCGGATCTTCTGGAGCATCGTGCTGCCCGTCGCCCGTCCCGCGATGGCCGTCCTGTTCATGATCACGTTCGTGCACGCCTGGAACGACTTCTTCTGGCCGTTCGTGGTGCTCGACATGACCAACCCGACGGTCCCGGTCGCCCTCACCCAGCTCAGCGCCGGCTACATCCGCGACCAGTCACTGATCATGGCGGGCGCGCTCCTCGGCACCCTGCCGCTGCTGGTGATGTTCATCGTCTTCGGCCGGCAGATCGTCAGCGGCATCATGGCGGGCGCCGTGAAGGGCTGACCCGCCCCCGGCCGGGCCGGGCCTGCCCCGTCCCCGGCCCGGACCGGCCCGGCTCGGCAGGCCGGTCCGCCCGGTCCGCCCCGTCCGCCGGTCCAGGCCGTCCCTCCCCCTCCCCCCGACCGACCTCCCCGACCGACCTCCCCGACCGACCTCCTCCGAAAGGACCTCCGTGGTCACCGCAGCACAGCAGCAGACCGCGTCCGCCCCGGACGCCTCCCGCACCTTCCCGAAGGGCTTCCTGTGGGGTGCCGCGACCGCCTCGTACCAGATCGAGGGAGCCGCCCGCGAGGACGGCCGCACCCCGTCCATCTGGGACACCTACGCCCGCACCCCGGGCCGGGTCCGCAACGGCGACACCGGCGACATCGCCACCGACCACTACCACCGATGGCGCGAGGACGTCGCCCTCATGGCCGACCTCGGCATCGGCGCGTACCGCTTCTCCCTCGCCTGGCCGCGGATCCAGCCCACCGGCCGCGGCCCCGCCGTGCAGAAGGGCCTCGACTTCTACCGGCGACTCGTCGACGAGCTGCTGGAGAAGGGCATCCGGCCCGTCGCCACCCTCTACCACTGGGACCTGCCGCAGGACCTGGAGGACGCGGGCGGCTGGCCGGAGCGCGTCACCGCCGAGCGGTTCGCCGAGTACGCCGCCCTGGCCGCCGACGCCCTCGGCGACCGGGTGCGGACCTGGACCACCCTCAACGAGCCGTGGTGCAGCGCCTTCCTCGGCTACGGCTCCGGCGTCCACGCCCCCGGCCGCACCGACCCCGTCGCCGCGCTGCGCGCCGCCCACCACCTCAACCTCGCCCACGGGCTCGCCGTACAGGCCCTG includes:
- a CDS encoding LacI family DNA-binding transcriptional regulator; this translates as MTGNRRPTIKTVAARAGVGRTTVSRVINGSELVSADARARVLAAIKELDYVPNSVARGLVTNRTNAVALVIPESESRLGSEPFFAALIRGVSGALSETRTQLQLMLVRDQAERDQLTASVATRRVDGVLLVSVHADDQLPGMLEKMGLPTVLAGRRDERERLSHVTSDNAGGAAAAVRHLLERGRRRIATITGPLDMDVGRSRLAGWRDAHRDAGAPADETLVEVGDFTEEGGRRAMRSLLERAPDLDAVFAASDLMAVSALAELRRRGRRVPDDVAVVGFEDSVLARHTHPPLTTVRQPVEELGRAMARLLLDQITEDTPSPQKLVLPTELVVRESS
- a CDS encoding methyltransferase domain-containing protein translates to MTDLSDLIRPDRYPRSSGYDPAWLLDLDMGPNPLWLLEDLARDLDLRPGMRILDLGSGKGATSVFLAREYGAEVVAADLWVAPEEAAAVFAQAGVGDRVRAVRAEAHALPFEEESFDAIVSVDAFEYFGTADGYLPYLVRFLRPGGQLGMATPAMTREVRDLGAIPPHIKKAVGWEVIAWHTAQWWRFHWAITELVEVTSARLQPDAWRDWLLWARAGAAHHPDGLSRNQPVIDMLTADGGAFLSFALVTARKK
- a CDS encoding ABC transporter substrate-binding protein — encoded protein: MSTPSSRRAAERTGGSSVRIGALVPLTRPGWVEAGRHLLAGMESAVRDVNDGGGIAGRPLELVVRDSAADPQRAAAAVEELAGLGVAALAGEYHSVVARTAAARADDLGLPYLCSSAVLDALTDEPTEWVARLCPPQSRGWRIYADFLLGAGHRHVAVAAQPSVYWAAGTRILRDHLAPRGGTVTELDMTALIPATVCDALAGGRATVLLLLVGHPDPAVPIVRSVRRDRRLSEVLIGAPAGQPEFGEWAAALGGDGAAVPFLRYLPGHLTPLGARVGTVLRERLGRRPSFVAHEGYDTIAVLGEVLRSHGVERAGVAAAWPRVTVDGTRGRIRFSRMPGIGVWQWASAPVQVVDRDPADPGRFRVLHAG
- a CDS encoding glyoxalase, yielding MNSLDSVILEVADTESATRFYSSAFGLDPSLVRLRASQAPTSGFRGFTLSLVVSQPGNVDALVAAARDAGATVLKPAAKSLWGYGGAVQAPDGTIWQIATSAKKDSGPVTRDVDEVVLLLGVEDVKACKRFYVGQGMTAAKSFGGKYVEFASGPGGRVKLSLYKRRALAKVAGVPAEGTGSHRIVLTGGTAPFSDPDGFVWESSAPVTSAA
- a CDS encoding NAD-dependent protein deacetylase, which gives rise to MRMRPTLNWTPTEDLPPGTTDPGPVADALRTGGVLVLSGAGISTESGIPDYRGEGGSLSRHTPMTYQDFTGSARARRRYWARSHLGWRTFGRALPNAGHRAVAAFGRHGLLSGVITQNVDGLHQAAGSADVVELHGSLARVVCLSCGAVSPRRELARRLEEANAGFEPVAAGINPDGDADLTDEQVADFCVVPCALCGGVLKPDVVFFGETVPPQRVEHCRRLVREATSLLVLGSSLTVMSGLRFVRQAAEEGKPVLIVNRDPTRGDRHALVRVALPLGRALTTVADRLGVPVDAGPGAAGG
- a CDS encoding carbohydrate ABC transporter permease; this translates as MSTESLPVRTDTPARTSERRTPARGGRRLLRQGAGRQHHAGPLTYVLLAVMAVLSIFPLYWTMVAASTDNTRVSQTPPPFLPGPNLFDNLARAWDEAAMGKAMINSTIVAGVIALSTVFFATLAGFAFAKLRFKGRNILLMLVIGTMMVPPQLGVVPLFMMMSELGWSQRLPAVIFPTLVSAVGVFFMRQYLAEALPDELVEAGRVDGAHSLRIFWSIVLPVARPAMAVLFMITFVHAWNDFFWPFVVLDMTNPTVPVALTQLSAGYIRDQSLIMAGALLGTLPLLVMFIVFGRQIVSGIMAGAVKG
- a CDS encoding extracellular solute-binding protein, whose protein sequence is MATVHRSTRARTVTALAAAGALTLLAGCSGSDDSVTGGGKKDGKVVITMGMYGVMGFEETGLLEQYEKENPDVDIKAEIAGDEQTYYTALQTRLAAGKGLKDIQGIEIGRAKEIVDTQAGRFADFSDVAGTDHFLPWKQSQITTEDGKVLGLGTDIGPMAVCYRKDYFEQAGLPTDRDEVAKLWEGDWKKYVEVGRTFEKDFKGGDVAYMDAASGLFNAMVYGYPEQYYNADGELIYDKNPAVKEAWNLAADAAEAGLTAKLRQFQPGWDPGLANGTFATAVCPAWMLGHIGEKAGEANKGKWDVAKAPKGANWGGSFLGVVEQSPVKEEAKKLVAWLTAPEQQAHIFREQGSVPSSQKALESPEVKKVTSEYFDNAPIGEIFGAAAQEIPDKQVLGRKDGTIKDIFSQGLTLIEQQGTARDEAWQTTAERIEKAVG
- a CDS encoding sugar ABC transporter permease, whose translation is MATSTTSARLGEGRGGPPAKRGGDGTGRRRGALLHRLDVKGAPYAFVAPFFVVFAAFSFYPLVYTSWISLHRVELATLDVMEWVAFDNYVELWNDSRFWNALGNTITIGVISTVPQLLMALGLAHLLNYRMRGSLFFRVASLVPYATSVGAAALVFTMLFERDFGMINWALGAVGLDPVDWEADKWPAQIAISTIVIWRWTGYNALLYLAAMQAIPADRYEAAAIDGASRWKQFTHVTVPGIRSTIVFTIVLSTIGATQLFGEPLIFGQGPNGVAGGADNQYQTLGLLLYEEGWKNYQMGRSATVAWAMFLLLVLVFVVQRLIRRLRVTRTS